ATATATCAATAGCTTTGAAACAATTACTTACCTTGCTTTTGATTGAGCCATGACCATCAATCTTATAAATGTGAAGCGAAAATGTGGTTAATACCGAGTCGAAATTGCCAATAAATTTTCACATCAGTATTTATGGCGTGGTTTGTCATGTAAAAATCTAAGAAAATTATTTTGACTAAAGATTTAAAAGTGGAGGATTTTTAGCCAATTAAAAATTAAAACAATTTTGTTACGTATGTTACATTTTCCTAGATTGCTAACAAGTAGGATCAATTGAACTAAACATATTTTGCAAGAAGAATACAACTGTCATGGGATACGAATCTCGCACACAAGCAATCTACCAAATTACTGACCGCGAACCAATTCCTGTCGGACCTCCATCACGTTTAGAAGATCTTTGGGCAGCAGACGTTTTTAGCTTGAGCAAAATGAAGCAATGTTTGCCGAAGGCCGTGTTCAAATCTTTAAAAAAAACTATTGAAGCAGGAGAACAACTAGACGTTTCCATTGCCGATACCGTGGCATCAGCGATGAAAGATTGGGCAATTTCTAAAGGCGCTTCTTACTATGCTCACGTCTTTTATCCCATGACTAATGCCACTGCCGAAAAGCACGATGGTTTTATCTCCACTCAAAGCGATGGCAGCGCGATCTCTGAATTTGCAGGTAAGCTATTGGTGCAGGGTGAGCCTGATGGTTCATCTTTTCCCAGCGGTGGTATTCGCTCTACTTTTGAAGCCAGAGGATATACAGCTTGGGATGTAACCAGTCCCGCTTACCTCATGGAAACAGATAACGGTGTAACTCTTTGTATTCCCACTGTGTTTGTTTCTTGGACAGGAGAAGCTTTAGATAAAAAGACTCCTTTATTGCGCTCAATTGGGGCAATGAACAGGGCAGCAACTAGAGTGCTAAAGCTCTTGGGTTATGATGATGTTGCTCCAGTGAATTCTAGCTGTGGTGCAGAACAAGAATACTTTTTGGTAGATGCTTTATTTGCTAACAGTCGTCCCGATTTATTATTAGCTGGCAGAACTTTATTCGGCAAGCCTCCTGCAAAAGGTCAACAGCTTGACGATCATTACTTTGGAGCGATCCCCGAGCGCGTCCAGGTCTTCATGCAGGACGTAGAAAAGAAAATGTATCGTTTGGGCATTCCCGCCAAAACTAGACATAACGAGGTAGCTCCTGGGCAATTTGAAATTGCTCCCTATTTTGAAGCAGCTAACGTAGCTTCTGACCATCAGCAGCTAACTATGACTTTATTGCGTCAGACTGCTAAGAAACATGGTTTTGTGTGTTTGCTTCACGAAAAGCCTTTCGCGGGCATCAACGGCTCTGGTAAGCACGTTAATTGGTCTGTGGGTAATGCTACTCAGGGAAACTTATTAGATCCTGGCGATTCTCCCCATGAAAACGCACAGTTTTTGATCTTCTGCGCTGCGGTAATTCGCGGGGTACACATGTATGGACCTTTGATGCGGGCAGTAATTGCTAATGCCAGCAACGATCACCGTTTAGGAGCTAACGAAGCGCCTCCTGCTATTATGTCGGTTTATTTGGGTTCTCAATTAGAAGAACTATTTAACCAAATTGCTACGGGAGAGATTAGCGATCAGTACAGCCATAGCGGAAAATTGGAGTTGGAGATCGATACTTTACCTCCTTTAGCTAAAGATGCAGGCGATCGCAATAGAACTTCTCCCTTTGCTTTTACTGGCAACCGCTTTGAATTTCGCGCTGTAGGTTCTAGTCA
Above is a genomic segment from Coleofasciculaceae cyanobacterium containing:
- a CDS encoding glutamine synthetase III, producing MGYESRTQAIYQITDREPIPVGPPSRLEDLWAADVFSLSKMKQCLPKAVFKSLKKTIEAGEQLDVSIADTVASAMKDWAISKGASYYAHVFYPMTNATAEKHDGFISTQSDGSAISEFAGKLLVQGEPDGSSFPSGGIRSTFEARGYTAWDVTSPAYLMETDNGVTLCIPTVFVSWTGEALDKKTPLLRSIGAMNRAATRVLKLLGYDDVAPVNSSCGAEQEYFLVDALFANSRPDLLLAGRTLFGKPPAKGQQLDDHYFGAIPERVQVFMQDVEKKMYRLGIPAKTRHNEVAPGQFEIAPYFEAANVASDHQQLTMTLLRQTAKKHGFVCLLHEKPFAGINGSGKHVNWSVGNATQGNLLDPGDSPHENAQFLIFCAAVIRGVHMYGPLMRAVIANASNDHRLGANEAPPAIMSVYLGSQLEELFNQIATGEISDQYSHSGKLELEIDTLPPLAKDAGDRNRTSPFAFTGNRFEFRAVGSSQSVSGPLIALNTMLADSLAFVGDLLEGELSKGTELNPAIVTVIKEVMQKHGVVIFGGDNYSEEWHKIAVEERGLANLPTSADALPVLTEKYVEELFAKTGVLSAKELESRYEVYAEQYILTVEVEAKLVVDMAKTAIYPAAMRHLADIATTVGGLEEMGISLDKDNIKTVAELTNSMMTKVSKLGSALTKEDFSSTEEHMKYFATTIRPMMDDVRVDVDALEAEVADDLWPLPTYQEMLFIK